A section of the Candidatus Nitrosotenuis cloacae genome encodes:
- a CDS encoding CFI-box-CTERM domain-containing protein — protein MSVAGRPIVVFLSIIALSIGFATAYGQLVDGTVPPLSIKTELPLYDQGDTVTFSGLIKTPDANNVIDVTLRVVGPLVNGTSSQIVQIKQIKPQLDGSYEGFFIASGPLWQKKGDYKILVNYGPQKAETTFFFNGGDGSAGIDTPPPPPPPKCGEGEVLKNNVCVPFEQEKPQCGAGTVYDAATGTCIVAPPVECPPGQVLVGGQCIDEPPEEETKTPTCGPGTVAKDGICVPATTETGGKEGGGCLIATAAFGSELAPQVQLLREVRDNVLFSTHSGTTFMTAFNGAYYAFSPTVADWERNNPMFKEVVKTAITPMLSTLSILNYVDIDSESEMLGYGIGIILLNIGMYFVVPAIVIVKAKSIIQRRRL, from the coding sequence ATGAGCGTAGCTGGACGACCTATAGTAGTATTTCTGTCAATAATTGCTCTTTCAATAGGTTTTGCCACAGCTTACGGACAGCTCGTCGATGGCACAGTACCACCGCTCTCAATCAAGACGGAACTGCCGCTTTATGATCAGGGAGACACAGTGACATTTAGCGGACTGATAAAGACGCCGGATGCCAACAACGTAATTGATGTCACACTTCGTGTGGTTGGCCCGCTAGTCAACGGCACCTCAAGCCAAATTGTTCAAATTAAGCAGATAAAGCCGCAACTTGACGGCTCTTATGAAGGATTTTTCATTGCTTCTGGCCCATTGTGGCAGAAAAAAGGAGATTACAAGATTCTAGTTAACTATGGTCCTCAAAAGGCAGAGACTACATTCTTCTTCAACGGCGGAGACGGAAGTGCCGGAATCGACACACCACCACCGCCACCACCACCAAAATGTGGCGAAGGCGAGGTACTAAAGAACAACGTCTGTGTGCCATTTGAGCAGGAAAAGCCACAGTGTGGCGCAGGTACCGTGTATGACGCAGCAACCGGCACGTGCATAGTCGCACCGCCAGTAGAGTGTCCTCCAGGACAAGTACTGGTTGGCGGACAATGCATTGACGAGCCACCGGAGGAGGAGACAAAGACTCCGACATGCGGCCCTGGCACAGTAGCAAAGGACGGAATCTGTGTGCCTGCTACAACTGAGACTGGCGGCAAAGAGGGTGGAGGATGCCTGATTGCGACAGCGGCCTTTGGCTCAGAGCTTGCACCGCAGGTACAACTGCTCAGAGAGGTCCGAGACAACGTACTGTTTAGCACTCATTCCGGAACAACATTCATGACTGCGTTCAACGGCGCATACTATGCGTTCAGCCCGACGGTCGCAGACTGGGAGAGAAACAACCCGATGTTCAAGGAAGTGGTAAAGACCGCAATCACACCGATGCTGTCAACACTGTCCATACTGAACTATGTCGACATCGACTCGGAATCAGAGATGCTTGGATACGGAATCGGCATCATACTGCTGAACATCGGCATGTACTTTGTCGTGCCAGCAATAGTGATAGTCAAGGCAAAGAGCATAATCCAGAGAAGACGCCTCTAA
- a CDS encoding peptidase: MNKLALSLAVFLLIPITMAHAQSQPNLYVSAENSVHNNHFEGSMVVEVIVNDPSISDTGDGKGEPDVTINGKTLRMVQATDGRWYAYFANVDRAKAADQIAFDSGVPGTGLDFGVFCSKDTTSLGASFTESDGIAVPRSITGATNGNSGFNTCTGAPSGTNINNVVRYPRTINTNPAIPSGQIGLDDDAWPIIQLFSFSSDVVIQYNGAGSTQQVTLQYDDIPNISLSLDRSNYPPNSEVFATIRDMQLNQDPTARDSWTFNVVSPQAVFYAAFTEGGSNAANGGAGLVNLVSKLSNIGFEKNGKVAMSLGSVVQLRSNGFQSSTATDGTTTYQKIVTFVETEPNSAVFETADFSDRSNIGILSTAPRGQSGSIEYNSNSVSIVSGLGNADISLGSSQILPGNKIPVRVTDPDQNVNGGARDRLEMFRSSALIPSLTIGSPATLEDAGSVKIYALSGDALAGGNSVTSSVPDTNADRLVLDTRSSTGIANQSFEKMSVNLGLSAAQLQSILIDTAVSGNSGTNWINYDLRSLEKQLGITDYSDTSISLYFGLADPTPVTLVSAGSMTGPQGFLQIGSSAVTQISSESGSAFLVINFDASSNSAAQGTISTETDTQPIIVDMFSFGQKGTTDVNNAVYRFELRETTPSSGIFAGTMEYTIANQLNQFDASLIRTLRPINEDVKFFVNQRLIDEKGINIHYSDLDQTGVTTGTSSKSDILTHSGSVSLNSKTFRFGSPVTVILVDSDLNVNHDEIDIYSVIDNPSSADVDTVGGSGGMLLEVLIKDVRFKRCTINGVEYGGLAATGFALIETGPNTGRFEGTFKMPSQICNRDGTKLMSPAGGIVDLKYHDFRDSSGQQNIFGLSKTPTKDVTAKTPTKEAKPQIKSKTYNLPAYGKTTEIPITGKVPNYKSGTKVQFTLTKPDGKTINLDVTATKTGLYKVLVTLKHNSPTGPYSIDIKYLKSQVGKVSFNVVDSKALAKK; the protein is encoded by the coding sequence TTGAACAAGCTGGCATTATCCCTAGCAGTATTTCTACTAATTCCAATTACAATGGCCCACGCCCAGTCGCAGCCAAACCTGTACGTCTCTGCGGAGAACTCTGTCCACAACAACCACTTTGAGGGCTCGATGGTAGTAGAGGTGATAGTAAACGATCCATCCATATCAGACACGGGCGACGGCAAGGGCGAGCCGGACGTCACCATAAACGGAAAGACGCTCAGGATGGTACAGGCAACCGACGGAAGGTGGTACGCATACTTTGCAAACGTCGACAGGGCAAAGGCGGCAGACCAGATAGCATTTGACTCTGGAGTTCCTGGAACTGGCCTTGACTTTGGCGTCTTTTGCAGCAAGGACACCACGTCCCTTGGAGCGTCATTTACAGAGTCGGACGGAATCGCAGTACCGCGTTCCATAACGGGCGCGACAAACGGCAACTCTGGATTTAACACGTGCACTGGGGCGCCATCTGGAACAAACATCAACAACGTGGTGCGATACCCAAGGACGATAAACACAAACCCTGCCATCCCGTCAGGACAGATAGGACTTGACGACGACGCATGGCCCATAATACAGCTCTTCTCATTTAGCAGCGACGTCGTCATACAGTACAACGGTGCAGGAAGCACCCAGCAGGTCACACTGCAATACGACGACATACCAAACATCTCGCTTTCACTTGACAGGTCAAACTACCCGCCAAACTCGGAGGTCTTTGCAACCATCCGTGACATGCAGCTAAACCAGGACCCTACTGCCCGCGACTCGTGGACATTCAACGTAGTGTCTCCTCAGGCAGTATTCTATGCGGCGTTTACCGAGGGCGGCTCCAACGCCGCAAACGGAGGCGCAGGACTTGTCAACCTGGTATCAAAGCTGTCCAACATAGGATTTGAGAAAAACGGCAAGGTCGCCATGAGCCTTGGCAGCGTGGTACAGCTCAGATCAAACGGATTCCAATCATCTACTGCAACCGACGGAACTACGACATACCAGAAAATCGTGACATTCGTGGAGACGGAGCCAAACTCTGCAGTCTTTGAGACTGCCGACTTTTCCGACAGGTCAAACATCGGAATACTCTCGACTGCACCTCGTGGACAGTCGGGCAGCATCGAATACAACTCTAATTCGGTTTCCATAGTATCCGGCCTTGGTAACGCAGACATCTCGCTAGGCTCATCACAGATTCTGCCTGGCAATAAAATCCCAGTAAGGGTGACCGACCCGGACCAGAACGTAAACGGCGGCGCAAGGGACAGGCTGGAGATGTTTAGAAGCTCGGCGCTAATCCCGTCACTTACAATAGGCAGCCCTGCCACACTTGAGGACGCAGGCAGCGTAAAGATCTACGCCCTTTCAGGCGACGCGCTTGCAGGAGGAAACTCTGTCACATCGTCCGTCCCGGACACAAACGCAGACAGGCTCGTCCTTGATACAAGGTCGTCAACTGGAATTGCAAACCAGAGCTTTGAAAAAATGTCCGTCAACCTCGGGCTTTCTGCAGCACAGCTGCAGTCCATCCTCATTGACACTGCAGTATCTGGCAACTCTGGGACGAACTGGATAAACTATGATTTACGATCGCTTGAAAAGCAACTTGGCATAACGGACTATTCTGACACATCAATCTCGCTCTACTTTGGACTTGCCGACCCGACACCTGTCACGCTGGTGAGTGCCGGCAGCATGACTGGCCCGCAGGGATTCCTGCAGATAGGGAGCTCAGCAGTCACCCAGATATCATCCGAGTCGGGGTCCGCGTTTTTGGTGATCAACTTTGATGCATCAAGCAACTCTGCTGCGCAAGGAACCATATCCACCGAGACTGACACGCAGCCGATCATAGTGGACATGTTCTCGTTTGGACAAAAAGGAACGACCGACGTAAACAACGCGGTGTACCGATTTGAACTAAGGGAGACGACTCCAAGCTCCGGAATATTTGCAGGCACCATGGAGTATACCATTGCAAACCAGCTGAACCAGTTTGATGCAAGTCTAATCCGCACGCTAAGGCCGATCAACGAGGACGTCAAGTTCTTTGTCAACCAGAGACTGATTGACGAAAAAGGAATCAACATACATTATTCGGATCTGGACCAGACCGGCGTCACAACCGGCACATCGTCAAAGAGTGACATTCTGACACACTCTGGCAGCGTGTCATTGAACTCAAAGACATTCAGATTCGGCTCGCCAGTTACAGTGATTCTAGTCGACTCTGACCTCAACGTAAACCACGACGAAATAGACATCTATTCCGTAATAGACAACCCCTCGTCTGCAGATGTGGACACGGTGGGAGGCTCAGGCGGCATGCTGCTTGAGGTGCTAATAAAGGACGTCCGATTCAAGCGCTGCACAATAAACGGCGTGGAATACGGCGGACTTGCCGCAACCGGATTTGCCCTAATTGAGACCGGCCCAAACACCGGCCGCTTTGAGGGCACATTCAAGATGCCATCACAGATATGCAACAGGGACGGAACGAAGCTAATGTCGCCAGCAGGTGGAATCGTCGACCTCAAGTACCACGACTTTAGGGACTCGTCAGGACAGCAGAACATATTCGGCCTTTCCAAGACGCCAACAAAAGACGTGACTGCCAAGACGCCCACAAAGGAGGCAAAGCCGCAGATAAAGTCAAAAACATACAACCTGCCGGCATACGGCAAGACGACGGAGATTCCAATTACCGGAAAGGTGCCAAACTACAAGTCTGGCACAAAGGTGCAGTTCACCCTGACAAAGCCCGACGGAAAGACCATCAACCTAGATGTCACTGCAACAAAGACTGGACTGTACAAAGTTCTAGTGACCCTAAAGCACAACTCTCCGACAGGACCATACTCGATTGACATCAAGTATCTAAAGTCCCAAGTTGGCAAGGTGTCATTTAATGTGGTCGACTCTAAAGCTCTTGCCAAAAAATAA